The following are from one region of the Palaeococcus ferrophilus DSM 13482 genome:
- a CDS encoding L-threonylcarbamoyladenylate synthase has protein sequence MTVVINMREGVDARRIRVAARFIREGELVAFPTETVYGLGGDALNREAVLKIFRAKGRPADNPLIVHIADFEGLYELAREVPKEAELLAKRFWPGPLTIVLPKAGGVPKETTGGLDSVAVRMPSHEIALALIRASGRPIAAPSANISGKPSPTLAEHVIDDFYGEIACIVDGGETFIGVESTVIDLTSWPPVLLRPGGLPLEEIERAVGEVLIHPAVRGKEVDLAKAPGMKYKHYSPSADVIVVEGKRERVHEKISELVASFKGEGKRVGVMATGGTYEADEFFDLGGSEEEVARNLFKALRELDKRGVEIIIAEGIEERGLGLAVMNRLRKAAGYKVVKV, from the coding sequence GTGACTGTCGTGATAAACATGCGAGAGGGAGTTGACGCGAGAAGGATAAGGGTAGCGGCGAGGTTCATACGCGAGGGAGAGCTCGTTGCCTTTCCAACGGAGACCGTTTACGGCCTCGGCGGGGATGCACTCAACAGGGAGGCAGTCCTAAAGATATTCAGGGCCAAGGGAAGACCAGCTGACAATCCCCTAATCGTCCACATAGCGGATTTTGAGGGGCTTTATGAGCTCGCGCGGGAGGTTCCGAAGGAGGCGGAACTTTTAGCGAAGCGCTTCTGGCCCGGGCCCCTAACAATCGTGCTTCCGAAGGCCGGGGGAGTGCCGAAGGAGACAACAGGGGGACTCGACAGCGTGGCCGTTAGGATGCCCTCCCACGAGATAGCCCTCGCCCTCATAAGGGCCAGCGGGAGGCCCATAGCTGCCCCGTCAGCCAACATAAGCGGAAAGCCGAGTCCAACCCTCGCTGAACACGTGATTGACGATTTCTATGGAGAGATAGCGTGCATAGTTGACGGCGGCGAGACCTTCATAGGGGTGGAGAGTACGGTAATAGACCTGACGAGCTGGCCTCCGGTTCTGCTGAGGCCCGGTGGTCTTCCTCTCGAGGAGATAGAGAGGGCCGTTGGGGAGGTTCTAATACACCCTGCGGTGAGGGGGAAGGAGGTTGACCTCGCCAAGGCGCCGGGAATGAAGTACAAGCACTACTCCCCCAGTGCGGACGTCATAGTCGTGGAGGGGAAGAGGGAGCGGGTTCACGAGAAGATAAGCGAGCTCGTCGCTTCCTTCAAGGGGGAAGGAAAGCGCGTTGGGGTTATGGCAACGGGAGGGACCTACGAGGCAGACGAGTTCTTTGACCTCGGCGGGAGCGAGGAAGAAGTCGCCAGAAACCTCTTCAAGGCACTGAGGGAGCTCGACAAGCGGGGCGTGGAGATAATAATAGCCGAGGGCATCGAGGAGAGGGGTTTGGGGCTCGCGGTGATGAACAGGCTCCGAAAAGCAGCTGGCTACAAAGTAGTAAAGGTTTAA
- a CDS encoding glycosyltransferase family 4 protein translates to MRGTSCTRLGCPPVFGLRGTSFALLASKKIVELHKEYGFDVVHAHFVGTTSYSAVLARERIDAPLVVTAHGSDLEFTSKLPLGRFFVKESLIRADAVVAVSHYLALKAISLGAHEVKVISNGVAVLGEKNEKREFVTFVGALRSYKGLDDFLKLAEYFPEERFLVLGDGPLRVLEERAPPNMEFLGYRRDVEEFLGRSKLLVVPSRREGFGLVVLEANRAEVPVVARRVGALPELVRDGKNGLLFGDTGELVRAVEYYLRNPAARERAGRIGRALSKRYSWEESVSALESLYASLVSGH, encoded by the coding sequence TTGAGAGGGACTTCGTGCACCAGGTTAGGGTGCCCCCCCGTCTTCGGCCTCAGGGGGACGAGCTTCGCTCTTCTGGCCTCAAAGAAGATAGTGGAGCTCCATAAGGAGTACGGTTTCGACGTTGTTCACGCCCACTTCGTGGGGACGACGAGCTACTCCGCGGTTCTCGCTAGAGAGAGGATTGATGCCCCCCTTGTCGTTACCGCGCACGGCAGCGACCTCGAGTTCACCTCAAAGCTCCCCCTCGGCCGTTTCTTCGTCAAGGAGAGCCTGATAAGGGCGGATGCAGTGGTTGCCGTGAGCCACTACCTGGCCCTCAAGGCCATCTCCCTCGGTGCACACGAGGTTAAGGTTATCTCCAACGGAGTGGCTGTTTTGGGAGAGAAAAATGAAAAGAGGGAGTTCGTAACGTTCGTTGGCGCCCTGAGAAGCTACAAGGGGCTCGACGATTTCCTTAAACTGGCGGAGTACTTTCCAGAGGAGAGGTTCTTGGTACTCGGCGATGGGCCGCTGAGAGTTCTCGAGGAGCGCGCTCCCCCCAACATGGAGTTCCTCGGCTACAGGCGGGATGTGGAGGAGTTCCTGGGCCGTTCAAAGCTCCTTGTTGTGCCTTCGAGAAGGGAGGGCTTCGGACTGGTGGTGCTCGAGGCCAACAGGGCCGAAGTCCCCGTGGTGGCGCGTAGGGTCGGCGCCCTGCCGGAGCTCGTGAGGGACGGCAAGAACGGCCTGCTCTTCGGCGACACGGGAGAGCTGGTCAGGGCAGTGGAGTACTACCTCAGAAACCCGGCCGCAAGGGAGAGAGCCGGACGCATAGGGAGGGCCCTTTCAAAACGCTACTCATGGGAGGAGAGCGTTTCCGCGCTCGAAAGCCTCTACGCCTCGCTGGTTTCCGGACACTAA
- a CDS encoding cell wall-binding repeat-containing protein has translation MRWWGGLLGANVITTEWGTYSPEVTMEVLKEEPDLVIVIGGTVAVPPEYEEDFSTAGVEVMRWGGSNREETSYAVFTGLKNSFPSALEGVKSVVFIEGRNPAAYGLMKSQLPGRSIVLFVDMGAESFREVALSVVEAIGAGEVEILLLAGKKGEPLFGRISTVSNVSKALEERGVDVALVNVPPSRNLAARAITKAEEALIKLSAYDDRSEERLEKAKELLERARSAYERGDYQEAYILALTAEGYADVVRKRNLDIMRSTFQGSGKHGLEFKLMRLKWIVKALEANGRDISDLESLIAEIESLINSGRYGEAAQKLESLKKDIRGRYARGRESHGPPQNPGGNHRP, from the coding sequence GTGAGGTGGTGGGGGGGGCTCCTCGGGGCGAATGTAATAACCACGGAGTGGGGAACCTACAGCCCGGAGGTCACGATGGAAGTCCTCAAGGAGGAGCCGGACCTCGTCATAGTCATAGGGGGCACCGTGGCGGTTCCGCCGGAGTACGAGGAGGACTTTTCGACGGCGGGCGTTGAGGTAATGCGCTGGGGCGGCAGCAACAGGGAGGAGACCAGTTACGCCGTCTTCACTGGCCTTAAAAACAGCTTTCCAAGCGCCCTCGAAGGTGTTAAGAGCGTTGTGTTCATAGAGGGAAGAAACCCTGCGGCATACGGCCTCATGAAATCTCAGCTCCCGGGTAGGAGCATTGTTCTCTTCGTGGACATGGGGGCCGAGTCTTTTAGGGAGGTCGCCCTCAGCGTCGTTGAGGCTATTGGAGCGGGGGAGGTTGAGATTCTCCTGCTGGCCGGGAAGAAGGGCGAACCGCTCTTCGGGAGAATTTCCACAGTCTCAAACGTCTCAAAGGCCCTCGAAGAGAGAGGTGTGGATGTGGCACTCGTCAACGTGCCTCCCTCCCGGAATCTGGCCGCGAGGGCCATAACGAAGGCGGAGGAAGCCCTGATAAAGCTCTCCGCCTACGACGATAGGAGTGAGGAAAGGCTGGAGAAGGCGAAGGAGCTCCTCGAAAGGGCAAGGAGTGCCTACGAAAGGGGGGACTACCAGGAGGCGTACATCCTAGCGCTGACGGCGGAGGGCTACGCGGACGTTGTCAGGAAGAGGAACCTCGATATAATGAGGAGCACGTTCCAGGGAAGCGGGAAGCACGGCCTCGAGTTCAAACTCATGCGCCTCAAGTGGATTGTTAAGGCCCTCGAGGCAAACGGCAGGGACATTTCAGACCTTGAGAGTCTCATAGCGGAGATAGAAAGCCTCATAAACAGCGGCCGCTACGGAGAAGCCGCCCAGAAGCTCGAAAGCCTCAAGAAGGACATCAGGGGAAGGTACGCGCGCGGCCGCGAATCCCACGGCCCGCCCCAGAACCCGGGGGGCAATCACCGCCCGTGA
- a CDS encoding DUF7411 family protein produces the protein MCLIAGGLGEHLKPKLIRMIEAGKHRGKDSFGVWTDEGVLKSPDFSRVGEIPDGRIGILQCRLAMTGSKGFTQPFFNDLTLVHNGEIYNHVPLREWLEGRGVSFESDVDTEVILRLIEYLLEKGLRMEEAVRRAMVMLNGDYAVAITNGTKIYLFRDPIGIRPLHFSPRGFFASERKVLWAVGEEAHPVLPGELVVLDGKSVVRKRLLHPKDLARRGCNARKSLKAALEYAVRLRTPGEVAVLFSGGLDSSLLALIASKYGDVSLYTAGEENSPDVEWARRASDALGLPLREYLFEEDEVEEAAKRVIFAIEEPNPMNLAIGIPLYFATKLARENGDSVLLSGQGADELFGGYAKYLERPELMEEDVENLWSRNLERDDKIAMLNSVEGRFPYLDPNVVGIALGLPLELKIASGVRKKILRDVALELGLPEEFAMREKKACQYGSHSQRLLRRVAKRHGFSLRDYSEKLFRETFSPLPGRIKGPTGQN, from the coding sequence ATGTGCCTGATAGCGGGAGGACTGGGCGAGCACCTCAAACCAAAGCTCATCCGCATGATCGAAGCGGGAAAGCACAGGGGGAAGGATTCGTTCGGCGTGTGGACCGATGAGGGAGTTCTCAAGAGCCCCGACTTCTCACGCGTGGGGGAGATACCCGACGGCAGGATAGGCATCCTCCAGTGCCGTCTTGCCATGACAGGCTCAAAGGGGTTCACACAGCCCTTCTTCAACGACCTAACCCTCGTTCACAACGGCGAGATATACAACCACGTGCCCCTCAGGGAATGGCTGGAGGGGAGGGGCGTCTCCTTCGAGAGCGACGTTGATACGGAGGTAATCCTCCGCCTCATCGAGTACCTGCTCGAGAAGGGGCTCAGAATGGAGGAGGCAGTGAGAAGGGCCATGGTCATGCTCAACGGTGATTACGCGGTCGCGATAACCAATGGGACAAAGATATACCTCTTCCGCGACCCCATAGGGATAAGGCCCCTCCACTTCTCCCCAAGGGGGTTCTTCGCCTCCGAGAGGAAGGTGCTGTGGGCGGTAGGGGAGGAGGCCCATCCCGTTCTACCCGGCGAACTGGTCGTCCTCGATGGAAAGAGCGTCGTAAGAAAACGTCTTCTCCATCCAAAAGACCTTGCCCGGAGGGGCTGCAACGCGAGGAAGAGCCTTAAAGCGGCGCTGGAGTACGCGGTTAGGCTGAGAACACCGGGGGAAGTTGCTGTGCTCTTCTCCGGTGGGCTGGACAGCTCGCTGCTCGCCCTTATCGCTTCAAAGTACGGTGACGTGAGTCTCTACACCGCTGGAGAAGAGAACAGCCCCGACGTCGAGTGGGCGCGTAGGGCAAGCGACGCCCTGGGCCTGCCCCTGAGGGAGTACCTCTTCGAGGAGGACGAGGTGGAGGAGGCCGCTAAAAGGGTAATTTTCGCCATAGAGGAGCCCAATCCAATGAACCTCGCGATTGGAATACCCCTCTACTTTGCTACGAAACTCGCCCGTGAGAACGGGGATTCGGTCCTCCTCAGCGGGCAGGGAGCGGATGAACTCTTCGGGGGCTACGCGAAGTACCTTGAGAGGCCAGAACTAATGGAGGAAGACGTCGAGAACCTCTGGAGCAGAAACCTTGAGAGGGACGACAAGATAGCAATGCTCAACTCCGTGGAGGGCCGCTTCCCCTACCTCGACCCCAACGTGGTCGGCATAGCTCTTGGCCTGCCCCTGGAGCTCAAGATAGCCAGCGGCGTCAGGAAGAAGATTCTCAGGGATGTGGCCCTGGAACTCGGCCTTCCCGAGGAGTTCGCGATGCGGGAGAAGAAGGCGTGCCAGTACGGGAGCCACTCCCAGAGGCTCCTCCGGAGGGTGGCTAAGAGGCATGGGTTTTCCCTCAGGGACTACTCCGAGAAACTTTTCAGGGAAACTTTCTCGCCACTTCCCGGAAGAATCAAAGGCCCCACAGGGCAGAATTAA
- the minD gene encoding cell division ATPase MinD has product MGKIISIVSGKGGTGKTTTTANLAVALGKLGKSVVAVDGDLTMANLSLVMGLDDASVTIHDVLIGTAEIKDAIYAIPDFENVHVIPAAIDWEHVMKADPRGLPSVIKPLKEQFDYVLIDCPAGLQVDAMSAMLSGEEVLLVTNPEISCMTDTMKVGIVLKRAGLAMLGFVLNRYGRSSNDIPPDAAEEVMEVPLLAVIPEDPAVREATLEGIPVVAYKPTSDGAKAFMALAQEIERISGFKARVMY; this is encoded by the coding sequence ATGGGCAAGATTATCTCCATCGTATCGGGAAAGGGGGGAACTGGGAAGACCACGACGACGGCGAACCTTGCGGTGGCCCTGGGAAAGCTGGGGAAGAGTGTTGTTGCCGTTGACGGAGATCTCACGATGGCAAACCTAAGCCTCGTTATGGGCCTCGATGATGCAAGTGTAACGATACATGATGTACTCATAGGAACCGCGGAAATAAAGGATGCCATCTACGCGATTCCCGATTTTGAGAACGTTCACGTAATCCCCGCCGCCATTGACTGGGAACACGTTATGAAAGCCGACCCTCGCGGCCTTCCCTCGGTGATAAAACCCCTTAAGGAGCAGTTTGATTACGTTTTGATAGACTGCCCCGCCGGCCTTCAGGTTGACGCCATGAGTGCGATGCTGAGCGGTGAGGAAGTTTTACTCGTCACGAACCCCGAGATATCGTGCATGACCGACACCATGAAGGTGGGAATAGTTCTGAAGAGGGCCGGACTCGCGATGCTCGGCTTTGTGCTGAACCGATACGGCAGGAGCTCGAACGACATCCCGCCGGACGCGGCGGAGGAAGTTATGGAAGTCCCTCTTCTCGCGGTCATACCCGAGGATCCGGCCGTCAGGGAGGCCACCCTGGAGGGAATCCCAGTTGTGGCGTACAAGCCCACCTCCGATGGGGCCAAGGCATTCATGGCCCTCGCGCAGGAGATAGAGAGGATATCCGGCTTCAAGGCGAGGGTAATGTACTGA
- a CDS encoding PINc/VapC family ATPase yields MEVIVPDTSVIVDGRLTQYLRELGERVRVVVPEAVVAEIEHQANEKRAIGHVGLEELKKLREMAEKGEIELEFYGERPELWQIKRAKSGEIDNMVREVAMELKGILLTGDAVQRDVAIAKGIRVIYLEARREVRHRLEDFFDENTMSVHLKAGVVPMAKKGRPGEWRLTPLREEPLTDDEVHEIADDIVERARRDPESFIELDAEGATVVQLRNYRIVIARPPFADRIEITAVRPIKKLSIEDYHLSEKLLKRLTEKAEGILIAGAPGEGKSTFAQALAEWYSSMGKIVKTMEKPRDLQVAEEITQYTALEGKMELTGDLLLLVRPDYTIYDEMRKTRDFKIYADLRLAGVGMVGVVHATKPIDAVQRFIGRVELGMIPQIVDTVLFIKAGKVEKVLSLEYKVKVPSGMTEEDLARPVIEVRDFESGELEYEIYTYGEEISIVPVKKKGEKAPALKLAERKLRQEIKRFLPDVYTEVELVSPHRAVVYADEFDIPTIIGKKGKRITELEKKVGISIDVKSFEERAMEEGPREKIPVEIEEKKRQFVLRVSKDFAGMPIKFYAGEDYIFTATPSKKGLVKVNRNTPIGRELERIVRENLEVWASI; encoded by the coding sequence ATGGAAGTCATCGTTCCGGATACTAGTGTCATTGTTGACGGCAGGCTCACGCAGTACCTGCGGGAGCTCGGCGAGAGGGTTAGGGTAGTCGTTCCCGAGGCCGTTGTGGCGGAGATAGAGCACCAGGCAAACGAGAAGAGGGCTATAGGTCACGTCGGCCTCGAGGAGCTCAAAAAGCTTCGCGAGATGGCGGAGAAGGGGGAGATTGAGCTCGAATTTTACGGGGAGAGACCGGAGCTCTGGCAGATAAAGCGTGCTAAATCGGGCGAGATAGACAACATGGTTAGAGAGGTGGCCATGGAGCTCAAAGGGATACTTCTGACGGGTGATGCCGTTCAGAGGGACGTGGCAATAGCCAAGGGTATACGCGTTATCTACCTTGAGGCCAGAAGGGAAGTCAGGCACCGCCTCGAGGACTTCTTCGATGAGAACACGATGAGCGTCCACCTCAAGGCAGGGGTCGTGCCCATGGCCAAGAAGGGCAGGCCCGGTGAGTGGCGCCTTACTCCCCTGCGGGAGGAACCCCTCACGGACGATGAAGTTCACGAGATCGCGGACGACATAGTGGAGAGGGCAAGGAGGGACCCGGAGAGCTTCATAGAGCTCGATGCCGAGGGGGCAACCGTAGTTCAGCTCAGAAACTACCGTATAGTCATTGCGAGGCCGCCTTTTGCAGATAGGATTGAGATAACCGCCGTGAGGCCCATAAAGAAGCTCTCCATAGAGGACTACCACCTCAGCGAGAAGCTCCTCAAGAGACTAACGGAGAAGGCTGAAGGTATACTCATAGCCGGTGCGCCCGGAGAGGGTAAGAGTACCTTTGCACAGGCCCTGGCGGAGTGGTATTCATCTATGGGCAAGATAGTGAAGACTATGGAGAAGCCGAGGGACCTCCAGGTTGCGGAGGAGATAACGCAGTACACCGCCCTTGAGGGGAAGATGGAGCTTACGGGTGATTTGCTCCTCCTCGTGAGGCCGGACTACACGATATACGACGAGATGAGGAAGACGAGGGACTTCAAGATATACGCCGACCTCAGGCTGGCGGGAGTTGGAATGGTTGGCGTGGTGCACGCGACCAAACCGATAGATGCAGTTCAGCGCTTCATAGGAAGGGTCGAGCTCGGAATGATACCCCAGATAGTGGACACGGTGCTTTTCATCAAAGCCGGAAAGGTGGAGAAGGTTCTGAGCCTCGAGTACAAGGTCAAGGTTCCGAGCGGCATGACGGAGGAAGACCTCGCGAGGCCCGTGATAGAGGTCAGGGACTTCGAGAGCGGCGAGCTGGAGTACGAGATTTACACCTACGGCGAGGAGATAAGCATAGTTCCGGTCAAGAAGAAGGGAGAGAAGGCCCCCGCCCTTAAGCTGGCCGAGAGGAAGCTCCGCCAGGAGATAAAGCGCTTCCTTCCGGATGTTTACACCGAGGTGGAGCTCGTGAGCCCGCACAGGGCGGTTGTGTACGCGGACGAGTTTGACATCCCGACCATCATAGGCAAGAAGGGCAAGAGAATAACGGAGCTGGAGAAGAAGGTGGGCATAAGCATAGACGTCAAGAGCTTCGAGGAGAGGGCCATGGAGGAGGGCCCCAGGGAGAAGATTCCGGTGGAAATCGAGGAGAAGAAGAGGCAGTTTGTCCTGAGGGTGAGCAAGGACTTCGCGGGCATGCCCATCAAGTTCTACGCCGGGGAAGACTACATCTTCACGGCCACCCCGAGCAAGAAGGGCCTCGTCAAGGTAAACAGGAACACCCCGATAGGCAGGGAGCTTGAGCGCATCGTAAGGGAAAACCTCGAGGTATGGGCTAGCATTTGA
- the rlmD gene encoding 23S rRNA (uracil(1939)-C(5))-methyltransferase RlmD, translated as MRHEGKIEGMSNDGLGVLRGGDGEVYVPFTYPGDRVKVKRTKRRFGRKIALDFELLGESPLRQGARCPYFGTCGGCLWQGLKYKEQLRLKRGLFERATGISAEIKGSPKVWGFRNVSNFIVTTSGIGLKKYGAPLEVENLEECPVFSKHTPGYLRALRDFLRETGLRPWDLRRRTGEVHYLQVREGKFTGDVMVNIIAHVEPQEEVLEAFKDYFSFADSLYWSVKRDERDDPRGDAQLVAGEPYIRERAEDVTYLIHPKGFFQTNSYALPLLLKAVEDFTEGEKVLDLYAGVGTFGVYLSKRGFEVEGVEVNPFAVEMAKKNTELNGVNAEFHVGRAEETLIGEYDTVIVDPPRKGLKEAAELLIKSGVENVVYVSCNPRAFRLDYENHLKKAYRVEEAVLVDMFPHTPHVEAVIKLVRR; from the coding sequence CGTCCCCTTCACATATCCGGGCGATAGGGTGAAGGTTAAGAGAACGAAGCGCCGCTTCGGGAGAAAAATAGCCCTTGACTTCGAGCTCCTTGGAGAGTCCCCCCTCCGCCAGGGGGCGAGGTGCCCTTACTTCGGAACCTGCGGCGGCTGTCTCTGGCAGGGGTTGAAGTATAAGGAACAGCTGCGCCTCAAGAGAGGGCTCTTCGAGAGGGCCACAGGGATAAGCGCCGAGATTAAGGGCTCGCCCAAGGTGTGGGGCTTCCGAAACGTGAGCAACTTCATAGTGACCACCTCCGGAATCGGGCTGAAGAAGTACGGCGCGCCCCTGGAGGTGGAAAACCTTGAAGAATGCCCCGTCTTCTCGAAGCACACTCCCGGGTATCTGCGCGCCCTGAGGGACTTCCTCCGCGAGACCGGCCTAAGGCCATGGGATTTAAGGAGAAGAACCGGGGAGGTGCACTACCTCCAGGTGAGGGAGGGCAAGTTCACTGGAGACGTCATGGTAAACATAATAGCCCACGTTGAGCCTCAAGAAGAGGTTCTGGAGGCGTTTAAAGACTACTTTTCCTTCGCTGATTCTCTCTACTGGAGCGTTAAGAGGGATGAAAGGGACGACCCGCGCGGTGATGCGCAACTGGTGGCTGGAGAACCGTACATCCGCGAGCGGGCTGAGGACGTTACCTACCTTATCCACCCCAAGGGCTTCTTCCAGACCAACAGCTACGCCTTACCCTTGCTCCTTAAGGCCGTGGAGGACTTTACGGAGGGGGAGAAGGTTCTCGACCTCTACGCCGGCGTCGGGACGTTTGGTGTTTACCTCTCGAAGAGGGGCTTCGAGGTTGAAGGCGTCGAAGTCAACCCCTTTGCGGTGGAAATGGCGAAGAAAAACACCGAACTTAACGGGGTGAATGCCGAGTTCCACGTCGGGAGAGCGGAGGAAACTCTCATCGGAGAGTACGACACCGTGATAGTTGACCCGCCGCGTAAGGGGCTGAAAGAAGCGGCGGAACTCCTCATCAAAAGCGGAGTTGAGAACGTGGTTTACGTCTCGTGCAACCCTAGGGCCTTCAGGCTCGACTACGAGAACCACCTGAAGAAGGCCTACCGCGTTGAGGAGGCCGTTTTAGTGGACATGTTCCCGCACACGCCCCACGTCGAGGCGGTGATAAAGCTGGTGAGGAGGTAA